One part of the Microlunatus elymi genome encodes these proteins:
- a CDS encoding IS3 family transposase (programmed frameshift): MPKQYPKQQRDRAVRMVQDHLDEYDSPYLACKAIAPKVGVGVESLRRWVQQAQIDAGEQPGTTSVERARIKELERENRELREANEILKAASGFLRGGTRPPTPMIVEFIDAQRRCGHRIFLICRVLLEFGIRFSERAYRKARTRPPADRDLDDAVVVEALLATRRPDPVTGRPPKERFYGRRKMTRWLRRQGLDVPYCQVDRLMRQEGLNGLRRGKQKTTTIRDPKRPAATDLLNRNFTAAVPDQVWIADITYVSTWSGWCYTAFVVDVFSQRILGWAVATTMGDRLVRDALAMAVWQRDHQGHPIADQLVHHSDKGSQYTSIRFGESLTHNGIRPSTGSVGDSYDNALMESINGLYKNECIRPEGPIKTLLDVEYATAEWVDWWNHDRLHSSLGYLIPAEYEEAHYDHLLNLLQPEPAHP; the protein is encoded by the exons ATGCCGAAGCAGTATCCGAAGCAGCAGCGGGACCGTGCAGTGCGGATGGTCCAAGATCATTTAGACGAGTACGACAGCCCGTATCTGGCGTGCAAAGCGATCGCGCCGAAGGTCGGAGTCGGAGTGGAATCGCTGCGCCGGTGGGTGCAACAGGCCCAGATCGATGCCGGCGAGCAGCCGGGCACCACGAGTGTGGAGAGGGCCCGGATCAAGGAGCTGGAGCGGGAGAACCGTGAGCTGCGCGAGGCCAACGAAATCTTGAAAGCAGCATCGG GTTTTCTTCGCGGGGGAACTCGACCCCCGACGCCGATGATCGTCGAGTTCATCGACGCGCAACGTCGATGCGGTCACCGGATCTTCCTTATCTGCAGGGTATTACTCGAGTTCGGGATCAGGTTCAGCGAACGAGCCTACCGCAAGGCCAGGACCCGGCCACCGGCCGACCGTGACCTGGACGATGCGGTCGTGGTCGAGGCGCTGCTGGCCACCCGCCGGCCCGACCCGGTCACCGGCCGGCCACCGAAGGAACGGTTCTACGGCCGCCGGAAAATGACCCGCTGGCTACGCCGCCAGGGCCTGGACGTGCCCTACTGCCAGGTCGACCGGCTGATGCGCCAGGAAGGCCTCAACGGGCTGCGCCGAGGCAAGCAGAAGACCACCACCATCCGCGACCCCAAGCGCCCAGCCGCCACCGACCTGTTGAACCGCAACTTCACCGCAGCGGTGCCCGATCAAGTCTGGATCGCCGACATCACCTACGTGTCGACCTGGTCCGGCTGGTGCTACACCGCCTTCGTCGTGGACGTGTTCTCCCAACGCATCCTCGGCTGGGCAGTCGCCACCACGATGGGCGACCGGTTGGTCCGCGACGCCCTGGCGATGGCGGTCTGGCAGCGTGACCACCAGGGGCATCCGATCGCCGACCAGCTCGTCCATCACAGTGACAAGGGCAGCCAGTACACGTCGATCCGGTTCGGCGAATCCCTTACCCACAACGGAATCCGGCCCTCTACCGGTAGCGTCGGAGACTCCTACGACAATGCCCTGATGGAGTCGATCAACGGACTCTACAAGAACGAATGCATCAGACCCGAAGGGCCCATCAAAACCCTGCTCGACGTCGAATACGCCACCGCCGAATGGGTCGACTGGTGGAACCACGACCGGCTCCACTCCAGCCTGGGCTACCTCATCCCTGCCGAGTACGAGGAAGCCCACTACGATCACCTACTGAACCTGCTCCAACCGGAGCCGGCCCACCCATAA
- a CDS encoding DUF1254 domain-containing protein — MFGYPLVYNLNALQAIARNGMGSLPPTPFNRFGFAQQLATPADPFVSVNNDTVYALAQLDLSGGPLRLHVPDTAGAYYVLQFVDAWTNNFAYVGRRATGTSEAEYLITPPGWSGDTGGLDVISAPTNIVSIVGRLACDGLDDLPRVLQLQQHFTLSPVDGNTTPAGIPSADADLSKPLHSWEQLRLWSQANPPTGSEDQAYLATLDSLGLLDPDSPYPGASEELVQLLTAGLITGKQRVEEAAKSGDPDAVNGWQMSLHLFDYNRDAFSIGTIDSDEWKIADPLTAYLDRAVAARNALWGNHAYEAVYPQIYVDSDGEQLTGSHRYTITFTQLPPVDAFWSMTMYAMPEYFLVDNPIGRYSIGDRTPGIRYGDDGSLTLYLQHQQPDAEQAANWLPTPDGDFRPMIRLYQPRPEILKGKFALPPIRRVD, encoded by the coding sequence GTGTTCGGCTATCCCTTGGTGTACAACCTCAATGCGCTGCAAGCGATCGCGCGCAACGGCATGGGGTCGCTGCCACCGACCCCGTTCAACCGGTTCGGATTCGCGCAGCAGCTCGCCACCCCGGCCGACCCGTTTGTCAGCGTCAACAACGACACCGTGTACGCCCTGGCTCAGCTTGACCTGTCCGGCGGACCCTTGCGGCTGCACGTTCCCGACACGGCCGGCGCCTACTACGTCCTGCAGTTCGTCGACGCCTGGACCAACAACTTCGCCTATGTCGGTCGCCGAGCCACCGGCACCAGCGAAGCCGAATACTTGATCACCCCGCCCGGATGGTCCGGAGACACCGGCGGCCTCGACGTCATCAGCGCACCCACCAACATCGTCAGCATCGTGGGCAGGCTCGCCTGCGACGGCCTCGACGACCTGCCGCGCGTCCTGCAACTCCAGCAGCACTTCACCCTCAGCCCGGTCGACGGCAACACCACGCCGGCCGGGATCCCCTCAGCCGATGCCGATCTCTCCAAGCCTCTGCACTCTTGGGAGCAGCTGCGCCTTTGGTCACAAGCCAACCCGCCTACAGGTTCCGAAGACCAAGCCTACCTCGCCACCCTCGACTCCCTCGGCCTGCTGGACCCCGACAGCCCCTATCCCGGCGCGTCCGAGGAGTTGGTACAGCTCCTCACGGCGGGACTCATCACGGGCAAGCAACGTGTGGAAGAAGCAGCGAAATCGGGCGACCCGGACGCCGTCAACGGCTGGCAGATGAGCCTGCACCTGTTCGACTACAACCGCGATGCCTTCAGTATCGGCACCATCGACTCCGACGAATGGAAGATCGCCGATCCCCTAACCGCCTACCTGGACCGCGCCGTCGCCGCCCGCAACGCACTCTGGGGAAACCACGCCTACGAGGCCGTCTACCCCCAGATCTACGTCGACAGCGACGGCGAACAACTCACCGGCAGCCACCGCTACACGATCACCTTCACCCAACTGCCACCGGTGGACGCGTTCTGGTCCATGACGATGTACGCCATGCCCGAGTACTTCCTCGTCGACAACCCCATCGGCCGCTACTCCATCGGCGACCGCACCCCCGGCATCCGATACGGCGACGACGGATCACTCACCCTCTACCTGCAACACCAGCAACCCGACGCTGAGCAGGCAGCCAATTGGCTCCCCACCCCAGACGGTGACTTCCGGCCCATGATCCGGCTCTACCAACCCCGCCCAGAAATCCTCAAAGGCAAATTCGCACTGCCACCGATCCGCCGAGTCGACTAA